One Thioclava electrotropha DNA segment encodes these proteins:
- a CDS encoding RrF2 family transcriptional regulator, protein MRLTTRTNLAMRVLMFCAVNPHRTVRKHEIAEACNASENHLAQVINTLARENFITTLRGRAGGMQLARPPEEIGVGKVLRAFEAALPFAECFDTETNTCPLRDACLFRDALSDALEAFYGTLDRKTLADLVDNNTALEAMLSLPGLQPLSICATARAAE, encoded by the coding sequence ATGCGTCTGACCACACGAACCAATCTCGCGATGCGCGTGCTGATGTTCTGCGCGGTCAATCCGCATCGCACCGTGCGCAAGCATGAGATCGCAGAAGCCTGTAACGCGTCCGAGAACCATCTCGCGCAGGTCATCAACACGCTCGCGCGCGAGAATTTCATCACCACCCTGCGCGGTCGCGCCGGTGGGATGCAGCTTGCCCGCCCGCCCGAAGAGATCGGCGTGGGCAAGGTGCTGCGCGCCTTCGAGGCCGCCCTGCCCTTCGCGGAATGTTTCGATACCGAGACCAACACCTGCCCGCTCCGCGACGCCTGTCTGTTCCGCGATGCGCTGAGTGATGCGCTCGAGGCCTTCTACGGGACGCTGGACCGCAAGACGCTCGCCGATTTGGTCGACAACAACACCGCGCTGGAGGCGATGCTTAGCCTGCCCGGCCTGCAGCCGCTGTCGATCTGCGCAACCGCACGCGCCGCGGAATAA
- a CDS encoding TfoX/Sxy family DNA transformation protein: MSTSLTSIKGIGPATAEGFIRAGITSAEELREIGADAAYAAWIEVGNPAHFIGYYALNMALQGRPWNDCRGAEKAEFRKKFDALKARIAASDSTTQSAKEKGRARLDAALSEIGLIAKR; the protein is encoded by the coding sequence ATGAGCACCTCTCTCACATCCATAAAGGGGATCGGCCCCGCCACCGCCGAAGGCTTTATCCGCGCCGGGATCACCTCGGCCGAGGAACTGCGCGAGATCGGCGCGGACGCCGCCTATGCCGCCTGGATCGAAGTCGGGAACCCCGCCCATTTCATCGGCTATTACGCGCTGAACATGGCGCTGCAGGGGCGTCCGTGGAACGATTGCCGCGGCGCCGAGAAGGCCGAATTCCGCAAGAAATTCGATGCACTTAAGGCGCGGATCGCGGCGAGCGACAGCACCACCCAATCCGCAAAAGAGAAGGGCCGCGCCCGGCTGGACGCGGCCCTCTCGGAAATTGGTCTGATCGCGAAACGCTAG